The Aerococcus loyolae genome contains the following window.
TTTGTTCTTAGGGTTTCTATAATAGCCGTATGGAACGCTGGGTGATACTCTTTTACCCTCTTCCATTCTTGCTCTAAAGATGGATTGTATTTTTCTTGAGGTATCTCTTGCATACCATTCATTCATAATATTTAGAAATGGGGTAAAGTCGCTTTCTGCTTGTTTTTCGCTATCTATTCCGTTATTGATGGCAATAAATCTTACTCCCTTTTCTTTGAAAAGTATTTCGGTATAAAAACCTACTTTGAGGTAATCTCTGCCAAACCTGCTCATATCTTTTACTATCACAGTAGATACTTTGTTTTCTTCTACTGCTTTTATCATCTTTTGAAATCCCTCTCTATCAAAGGTCGTTCCGCTTACTCCATCATCGGTATAGTGATAGATATTTACAAAACCGTTTCTTTTCGCATAGCTTTCAAGCAGCTGTTTTTGATTGGTGATGGAATTGCTTTCTCCTTGCATTTCATCATCACGACTTAAACGCTCATAAAGTGCCGTTTGTCCTGTTCTTTTCGTATTTGACATGAGAATTACCTCCTTTCCAAGTTTTTATTATTTTCTCTGTCCCTAAGAGGTTAATCCTTTAGGATCTGTTACTACATAGGAAGAGTGCATTTGCATTAGATTTGGCTTTACATAAAATCTTGTTTTACCTGATCCAGAACCACCTATTACTAATACATTTTTATTTCTAGCATATTTAGGATTTCTGGGTCTTGAGTTCATTGTTAGTCTTTCGGTATTAGTTATTAGAACATTGTTTTCAAACTTAGGATCAATGTATGGAGCAATATCCTTACTTTCTCCCCATCTTGCAGATCCATATTCCTTACCTTGCCTATATTTCTTTTTGTTTTTACCTTTGCTATAAACAATTAGCTTAACAGTAGCAGCAACTGAAATACCTACTAACAAGTCCCTTGGATTAATACTTGGTACATAGGATAAAGTTCCTATATCAGAAATTCCCACCATTATTCTATCAATAATATCTCCTCCAACATAAGAATTGATGTGCTTAGAAAAGATATTTCCAATGTATAAGAATGATAAATAAGGAATGTTTGATAATATAAATTTCTTTGGGTTGTCTATTTTAATTAAGTTTTTAATATCAGAAAGAATGGCTTCTAATATCTTATTCATCGTAGAAACCTTCACTATCTAATAAAATTAGTAGGTAGTGTCTTCCCTTTGGTGTTATAAATGTTTGTATTCCTACAAGTGTACCTAATGGATCAACCCATTCTTTTACTTCAAAATATCCATTGTTCTTATCTGCATAAGGTAAGAGTTTCTTTTTCTTATCTCTGTAAATTAATCCCTTATCCATTAAAAAACTTATAAATTGATTTTGTGGTATTCCTAACTCTTTGGCAGTATTTCTAAAGTTTGTAAGTAGGTTATAATCTACTAATTTGTCATAATAGTCTGCCTTTGGTCTTAATAATTCAATCTCTTCTTCTCTTTCGGCAATAATTCTATTGGCTACTAGAATTGCATCTGCAAGTAACTCTTCATTAGTTTTCTTTTCTTGCCCTACTATATATCCTCCATTTTTTCTAATACTTGGTAAGACTTCTCTAGTTACCCAAGCTTTAAATATTTTTGCTTGTGGTAGTTTTGATGAGAGGATAAGTGAATACAATCCTGATTCGTTAATTATTGAAATATTCTGTATTCCTCCAGGGGTGTTCCATTTCGTTACACCCTTATCTTCCTCATCTACATGGTCATAAACAGCTTTCCTCGGATTGACATAACCTAACATAGTTGCTACTTCATTTGCTATAAAGAAAAACTCACCGTCTTTTTCTATAACAGTGAGTTTCCCAAAATTCTTATTTTCAAATGTTTTTAAATTACTTATCATAAGCTTTGCTCCTTATGTTTATTTTTAACTTTATCTTTGCTGATGGTGTCCTTAGCCATATCTTTAAACTTATTTATAGTCTTTGTTATTGAATCTTTTCTATCGGCCTTTCTTTCAGAAGCCTTAACTGCTTTTTTAAAGGCATGTTCCATTACCTTTATATCCTTAGATTGAAAAAACACAGAGTGGTTGCCAGTTTCCTTATCTTTCATAACAGAAAACTTCACTCCGTGTTTATTTAAAATTTTCTTTAATTCTTTTAACTCAGGATCTTTTAGATTAATTTCTTCTAACTGTCCCTTTTTAACCATATCCTTTAGTTTTACTTCTTCTCCGTTATTTTTTATTACATTTTTCAAGCCTCCTTGTTCCTCTATTTGCTTGTGTACTTTCTTTAAGGCATCAAGAATTGCTTTACTTGTTGCTTTTGCAAGTCTTACTTCAAGATTAAGACTTGACCTTGATACTTCTTCATTAATCATCTATTCCACCTCCATATAAAAGTAACTCTTTGTATTTTCTTAACTTCTCTTGATGGATTTTTCTTCTAAAATCTTCTCCTATAACTTTAACTGGTATTGTCATTTCAAGTATTCTTGAATATATCCTCTGATACTCAAGGTCAATATTAGGATTTTGAATAATTTCTAATGATAAGTTTGTAGTGAAAATTGTCGGCCTACCTTTTAAGTATCTTGAGTTTATAATGTTATATACTTGTTCTCTTGCATAAGATGTATCCCTTTCAATTCCAAGGTCGTCTAATATTAACAACGGAATATTAGAGAGGTTATTGATAATTTCATTTGAATCTAGCTTAAATGCTGATTTTTGTATTTGGTTTATAACCTGAGATAAATTCATAATCTTAACTTTAACTTGCTTTCTTTCGATTAATTCATTTGCAATTGAACAAGCAAGATAAGTCTTCCCACTACCAACATCTCCATAAAATAAAAGTCCAACATTATCTTTTTTCATTTGTTCAAAGCTCTTAGCGTAGTTGTAAGCAACCTTGTAAGCTTGTCCCTTTTCATTTAGGAATTTCTCAAAAGTATATTGGTGTTGGAGCGGCGATGAGAAGCAATCTCTTTTAAGTGTTAATATTTTCATCAGTCTTTCTTTTTCTTCATTTTCCTTATCTCTTTTTATTTCACACTCACATTTAATTCTGGGAATAAACTTTGTAAATCCAAGGTCAACTAATTCTCCATCGACTCTTTTACCACATAATTTACAATAAATATGACAATTTCTTTCAATATCATTTTCTCTTAATACAAAATATTTTAATCTTTTCATAAACTCTCTCCTATATCGTAATTCATTTTTCTTGTTGAGCTTTCATTAATATTTTTTGCCTGATCATTAAGATACCAATTGATTATCGTAGCCTTGTGGTCTTGATATTCTCTGTTATTTGCTTTCATATATGACGAGAGCCTATCAATGTATTCATCAATTCTGCTACCTAACTCATTTGTTAAGTCCTTGTATTCTTCATCAGTCAAAAATATGTTTTTATATATTCCATAAGGCTTTTGCCCTTTACTAAAATCATTCTTTCTTAACTCATTATTACTAATATTGTTATAGTTACCTTCCGATTTTCGAAAATCTTGACTTTCGATATTCGAATCTCTTGAATTTCGATTATCGAACTTCTGGAATTTTGTTTTTCGAACTTCTTGATTTTTTAATTCCATATTATTAAATATGCTCATAAAGTCTTTAACATAAATTCTGTTAGGCTTTCCCAGTCCTTGTCTTTTCTTTTCAATCAGTCCTATTCCTGATTTAATATCAAGCTCAGCTATTAATTTATTTGCTTTTTCACTGGCACAATTAAATTGATCTTTTATACTTTCAATTGTGTAGTAAATAAAGACTTTTCCATCTTCATCTATCCAGCCATTTTTATATGAAAGACCCATTCGATTAAGCATATATGAATACAAAACTTTAGATTCAATAGAAATACTCTCAAAAATTTCATCTTCCATTAATACCATAGGTAACCTAATGAAGTTATACATCTCAGATTGCCTATTATAGAAATAATCAAAATTCATTCTTACCTCCTTTCTTTGAAATAAAAAAGACGACAGAATTATTACTTTCTATCGTCTAAAATTTACATATTAAATTTTTACTAAAACCATTCTTTGTGCATTTTTTCTAACGACTCTTTTGTTAGTGGATATCCAATAGATTCTCCTATCACAGAGTCAATCCCACAATATGGACAAATAGCTGTCCAATCTGGTTCATCTTCACACCAATCTTCTATTTCACTTGGAGAAAAGATTTTACAACAATAAAAACAACCACACTTCTTTTCATTTTTAAGCATAGTTTTATTTGCAAAAGAATACTTATGAGCTTCTATACAATCCATAAATCCTCCTTATAAAATTTATAATCTTTATTTATATTGGTATGCTATTTACAATACCCATTATTAAAATGGATACTCTAAGCAGCACACCAACTATTTATTTTTTGAGTTTTAAACTTTGGTAGAAGTCTTGAACTCCTTATATTTACATAACTATTTGCCTCTATCACTATTATGACACGAAACCCCATGGTGGGGTCGTAAGCGGTCAAACCGAGCTTGTCTTCCTTGCCCTGGATAGCAATCCGAGTCATGAGTTCAGAGACAGGCTGTGGGGTATAGAATTCGCCCGCTTTTTTCCCAGATTCAGAGGCAAATTGGCCCAGCAAGAATTCATAAGCGTCCCCTAATAAGTCCGCATTCTTAGCAAAGTTTAGCCCGGCTAATTCCTTCATCACGGCGGTAATGGTCTGGTTACGCTTCTGTGGCGTTGGCCCCAAGCGACGTGACATGAGGTCAACATCTTCGAATAAGTTCTCAAAGTCAGGATGCGACCGTTCAATATCACGGAAACCTTGGGCTAACTCCTCCAACATGAAATTATTATCATTAATCTTTTCCATGAACTTGGTAAAGGTAAAGTCGGGGTGAATGGTATAGGAGTAGGTATACCTTAGCTCATTAAGGAGATCTTCTCCGTCCTCTTCGTCATGATAAGTTTCCTCGTACAAGGCTTGCGCTTGTGTGAGGTCAACAAAGTCTTCCCCCATTAAATCACAGGTCTTCTCTAACAATTGGTCCGATAGAAACTTATAGAAAATAATTCCTAAAGTATAGTTCTTATACTCATTGGCATCCATCTTGGAACGCAGCACATTGGCCGAGTTCCATAGGGCCTGTTGAATGGTCGTTACTTGTTCAGACATTACTATTCACTCCACCTTCACATAATAAAAAAGTTTTTAATTCTAATTATACTGTAAATCAGTAAAAATTTCCGGAAAGATCCTTGCTTCTCTCTAGAATCGAGTAGGACTCTGTCCGTTAATCGGACAGAGGACCTCTCACACCACCGTACGTACGGTTCCGTATACGGCGGTTCAATATCTTAAATAGGCAGACTCCGCCAGGAGGGTTAATGATTTTAATCCCCACTGGCGGAGTCTTTTTGTTGTCAGAGCGTTGTGCACCTCCGGTGTTTTAGATAGACGCCAATATTTCTTACGTGAGAAAGCAATACGTTTCGCACTATTACTATCTAATCCTAACCGCATGAGGCGTACAATCTTCGTTTGACAGCTTTTCCATCGCTTCAAAATGAGTTGCCTTAGGCGATGGTTTAACCATTGTTCTATTTCTTCAATATAAGTTTTAATATAACCTATTCCAAAATAGTTGATCCAACCTTGTGTCACTTGGTTGATCTCTTTTACAATGGTTTTAAAGGTGCCTGGTCGCTTTCGACTTGTCAGACGTTTTAACTTTGCTCTGAATTTCTTCTTTGCTTCATACGTCGGACGAAAACGACAACCCTTTCGGGTAGGCATGATAAGGCAACCCAAGAATTTTAAACGGGTTGGCGAACCCACTTGACTCTTCTCATGGTTAACTGTTAATCGAAGATCTTTCTCGATGTAAGTAGTAATACTCTTTAATACCCGTTCGCCTGCACGTTTTGATTTAACGAAAATCGCAAAATCATCTGCATAGCGCACAAAACGATGCCCACGACGTTCTAATTCTCTATCCAGTTCATTCAAATAAACATTACATAGAAGCGGTGAGATGACACCCCCTTGGGGGGTGCCCGTATGACTATCAATGAATTGACCAGACATATCAATAACACCTGCACTCATAAAACGTCTGAGAATACGTGATATTGCCGGATCTTTAACCATTCCTTCTAAGTAGTTAATCATCTTATCTTGATTAAAATTATCAAAACAGTTCTTGAGATCACAATCAACGACAATTTTATAGCCGGCTTCGTAATATTCGACACACTGTTTCAGTGCACTATGTGCACTCTTACCTTTACGAAAGCCATGGCTATTTGATGATAGTTGAGGATCAATGATTGGTTCAATAATTTGTCGAATGGCTTGTTGAACAATCCGATCCCTGACAACAGGAATGCCTAATTGACGAACTCCCCCATTGGCTTTGGGAATTTCTACCCGTTTCACCGGTTGAGGTTTATATGTCGCGTTTATTAGTTTCTGTTGTAAGGGTTTGAGGTACTTCCTTACTTCGGCTTCCGCAGATTTCGCGGAAACCCCATCAATACCAGCTGCTCCTTTGTTCTTTCGAACCGCTTGAGCCGCTCGCATGAGGTTTTCTTCTCTGACGACGAGACTCATTAGAGACCCATCATGTCTTTTCATATATTCAATAGCTGAATTACTAAGCGCACCTACATACTTTTCAGGTTCCACCTTATGCCTTTGTAGGCTGCGTTGCTTTCGCAACTTTTCTGCTTTTCCCATAATTGAGCTACCTCCCATCTAATCAAACATTGATATTGTTCAGTCCTTCGTTTCCTTAGGAAACTACTATGACTTCGGCTGACTTCTCACAGTAAACCTTTTTCGACCGGCTTCTTATAAGGGGACTCCTGCGCCGTCTGTGAGATCTCCCTGGGTAAGAACGACAACTTTCTACTCATGTCACTGCTTCATCTACTGTCTCAGATTCGTGCAGTATTGGACTTCACTTTGTTTGGCAAGCTCATCCATCTTTTGACAGCCTTTCTTTATGAAGTTTCTGTACGTCAGTGCAAGTATTTGCCTCCAACTTCCTTCAGATTCCACCTCACGGTGGACACCCTTGTCTTTAGCTAACAGTTCCTACTGCAAAGGTCTGTAGTGGACTTTCACCACCTAGTTGTCGCCCATGCCAGGCGCACCACTAAAAAAGGCTTTGACTATCGTCTCAGCCTTTATTTCTTTCTCTATTATCTCTTATTCTTAGGCGGACGCACGTCTACCTGAAGTTCACTATAATCAATACCATACATATCAAAGAGATGTCGGATAATATTCATCTTATTCCAATTACTAATACCTGTATCGATATAAATATCTTTCGTCACCAGACTAAGATTCCCATAATGATTTATCGACAAGCGAGTTTGCCAGCCACGCGATCTTTGTTCTTCTGCCACTTGATAAATAATATCATAATCCAAATAAGCAAGTTCTTGTAAGACCTCAATCAGTAAGGTTTTCCAATTCTTTACTGGACGATATTCTTGGTCTCTAAAAATATATCCTTTAATTTGGTAGCTGTTATAGTCTTTTATCCCATCATAGGATTCCAAGCCGTCCTGATTCTCGGTTTTAATTACATAATTGACTGGTGGATAAGGCCACACTTCTAAGGCTTTATCCGCTAAGAGACGCGTTCTTTCCTTGATGGTCTCCTCATTCCAATGATCAACTTCTCTTGGTAGGGCATTGAGGTAAACGAAGTGACTCTCATCAAAGCCTTTTTCCATCGTCTTCTTCGTTTGAAAGGACTTATTACTATATTTAGAATTGTAACCCGTTATGGTTAAATTACCTAGACGATTGAGGTAGCTTTCATGAATTTCTTCATAATTTGGGCCTAGCTCATTGATCCAAGTCTTACTTAACTTCTGTGGCATAATATGCTCGATGGAGTAATTGCCTTCTTCGATACCTTGATAGATATTCAAGATTTCATGATGATTATAATTCTCCAAACGCTCAAAGAGATAAGTACGATAATTCGGGCGAATATTATAGAAATCTCTCGAACGTAATTCAGCCAATACCTCTTCATTTTTAGGAAAGGCCAGGTTATTCGACTTATTCACCAGTATCGCAGCAAGAAGGTCTACTTTCTCGACAATCTCTCCTTCTTTTTGAGCTTTATCATATAGCCGTTGAAAATCACGGTATAAAGAAGAATAGAATTTATTAAACAGACTTGTTGAGGATTTAACGATAATGTGGCGGGCAGTAAAGGATTCGATCAGTTCTAGCATAGCAATCGCCTCATCCTCTAACAAATCCCCTTTATTAAAGGCCAATATCAAGGACATCAGAAAAGGTCGCATCACTGTGAGGTCGATTTGATTGAGGCGGAAGAGAATATCATCAATGGCTTGATTGCCTGTATTCGCCCCAATCACTTCCTGGAAGGCGTAGGAATAATCATTGATCTCTTTAAAGAAGACTTCCTTATCTGTGTAATTATTCTCATAATACTTTTTAAAGTCTTCATATAAGCGCGACTTCACCGGATATTTCCCCCGTTGAACGGCCATATAGTACCAGAAAAACAGACTCAAATCATACTGTGTCCGTTTTTCAATGGGATGCCAATACGTGTTAAAATATCGATTTTGGTCTTCTTGGCTTTCATTCATTAAGAGAAAGTTCCGTATCTTATCCGCTTCAGTCAAGTCTACTCCAGTAGAATTAAGACTCTCAAAAATTAACTGAGCATCATCATCTGGTGAACTCAGATTAACCCCCATCACTTCCAATCTAGAAATGACCTGGATCAAGTCAACTACTGAAAGAGACGTTTGATCGACTTGTTGGTAAAAATAATTATAATTGTCCAATACATTAGTATTTCCAATGTCAACTGCCCGATCCGCGTGTTTAGGATCCGTCAATAATAGTTTAAAAATTTTATCGCCTTCGATATTCAAGCGTAACTTGTATTTGTCGGCTTCATTGGATAAGCGGTTAACCAAGTATTCATCGCGAATATTCTCACTGGTGAATGAGCCTTCGCTAATATTATTATCTTCCATCCAGTTACACAAAGCTAAAAACAACAAGGAGACTGTTGTAATCCGCTGTTGGCCATCAATAACAATGGTCTCATCAATCAGAGTCCCAGGTTTGACGACGATTGAACCAAAGAAATGTGTCCGCCGTTTTTCCTCATGGATAGCCATTAAATCTGAAAACAAACGCTTACAGTTATCCAGTTTCCAATCATAATTACGTTGGTAGACAGGAATAATAATCTTGGCTGATCTTTTCAAGAAGTTAGCTAAATTTTGAATACTGCCGTCCATAAATACACCTAATTCCTTAAAGTCTTTTTTTCTTTTAAGTATAACAAAGATTAAACGTATTTATGTAATTCCACGAGTCATATTCTCATTTTGCTTTAACTTTCTAAAAACCCTATTTTCTTTTTACGAATTTCATGATGTACAAAATCATTTTTTACTATTTCCTCTTATGCTGCCTTCCATTCGATAAAGGAAAGTCACTATGATGCCCTCACCATGCTCTGCACTTCTCCAATGATTCAAATGCCTTCCCCTCACTCCATATTATTCGATCTTCAGTCCTTTAGCATAGGCTTCTTTCGCCTCAGCGAGGGTCATTTTATTCGGACCGCCA
Protein-coding sequences here:
- a CDS encoding ATP-binding protein, with the translated sequence MKRLKYFVLRENDIERNCHIYCKLCGKRVDGELVDLGFTKFIPRIKCECEIKRDKENEEKERLMKILTLKRDCFSSPLQHQYTFEKFLNEKGQAYKVAYNYAKSFEQMKKDNVGLLFYGDVGSGKTYLACSIANELIERKQVKVKIMNLSQVINQIQKSAFKLDSNEIINNLSNIPLLILDDLGIERDTSYAREQVYNIINSRYLKGRPTIFTTNLSLEIIQNPNIDLEYQRIYSRILEMTIPVKVIGEDFRRKIHQEKLRKYKELLLYGGGIDD
- the ltrA gene encoding group II intron reverse transcriptase/maturase, with amino-acid sequence MGKAEKLRKQRSLQRHKVEPEKYVGALSNSAIEYMKRHDGSLMSLVVREENLMRAAQAVRKNKGAAGIDGVSAKSAEAEVRKYLKPLQQKLINATYKPQPVKRVEIPKANGGVRQLGIPVVRDRIVQQAIRQIIEPIIDPQLSSNSHGFRKGKSAHSALKQCVEYYEAGYKIVVDCDLKNCFDNFNQDKMINYLEGMVKDPAISRILRRFMSAGVIDMSGQFIDSHTGTPQGGVISPLLCNVYLNELDRELERRGHRFVRYADDFAIFVKSKRAGERVLKSITTYIEKDLRLTVNHEKSQVGSPTRLKFLGCLIMPTRKGCRFRPTYEAKKKFRAKLKRLTSRKRPGTFKTIVKEINQVTQGWINYFGIGYIKTYIEEIEQWLNHRLRQLILKRWKSCQTKIVRLMRLGLDSNSAKRIAFSRKKYWRLSKTPEVHNALTTKRLRQWGLKSLTLLAESAYLRY
- a CDS encoding BRO family protein, whose product is MISNLKTFENKNFGKLTVIEKDGEFFFIANEVATMLGYVNPRKAVYDHVDEEDKGVTKWNTPGGIQNISIINESGLYSLILSSKLPQAKIFKAWVTREVLPSIRKNGGYIVGQEKKTNEELLADAILVANRIIAEREEEIELLRPKADYYDKLVDYNLLTNFRNTAKELGIPQNQFISFLMDKGLIYRDKKKKLLPYADKNNGYFEVKEWVDPLGTLVGIQTFITPKGRHYLLILLDSEGFYDE
- a CDS encoding type I restriction-modification system subunit M N-terminal domain-containing protein, with the translated sequence MSEQVTTIQQALWNSANVLRSKMDANEYKNYTLGIIFYKFLSDQLLEKTCDLMGEDFVDLTQAQALYEETYHDEEDGEDLLNELRYTYSYTIHPDFTFTKFMEKINDNNFMLEELAQGFRDIERSHPDFENLFEDVDLMSRRLGPTPQKRNQTITAVMKELAGLNFAKNADLLGDAYEFLLGQFASESGKKAGEFYTPQPVSELMTRIAIQGKEDKLGLTAYDPTMGFRVIIVIEANSYVNIRSSRLLPKFKTQKINSWCAA
- a CDS encoding PcfB family protein, whose protein sequence is MINEEVSRSSLNLEVRLAKATSKAILDALKKVHKQIEEQGGLKNVIKNNGEEVKLKDMVKKGQLEEINLKDPELKELKKILNKHGVKFSVMKDKETGNHSVFFQSKDIKVMEHAFKKAVKASERKADRKDSITKTINKFKDMAKDTISKDKVKNKHKEQSL
- a CDS encoding DUF262 domain-containing protein, producing the protein MDGSIQNLANFLKRSAKIIIPVYQRNYDWKLDNCKRLFSDLMAIHEEKRRTHFFGSIVVKPGTLIDETIVIDGQQRITTVSLLFLALCNWMEDNNISEGSFTSENIRDEYLVNRLSNEADKYKLRLNIEGDKIFKLLLTDPKHADRAVDIGNTNVLDNYNYFYQQVDQTSLSVVDLIQVISRLEVMGVNLSSPDDDAQLIFESLNSTGVDLTEADKIRNFLLMNESQEDQNRYFNTYWHPIEKRTQYDLSLFFWYYMAVQRGKYPVKSRLYEDFKKYYENNYTDKEVFFKEINDYSYAFQEVIGANTGNQAIDDILFRLNQIDLTVMRPFLMSLILAFNKGDLLEDEAIAMLELIESFTARHIIVKSSTSLFNKFYSSLYRDFQRLYDKAQKEGEIVEKVDLLAAILVNKSNNLAFPKNEEVLAELRSRDFYNIRPNYRTYLFERLENYNHHEILNIYQGIEEGNYSIEHIMPQKLSKTWINELGPNYEEIHESYLNRLGNLTITGYNSKYSNKSFQTKKTMEKGFDESHFVYLNALPREVDHWNEETIKERTRLLADKALEVWPYPPVNYVIKTENQDGLESYDGIKDYNSYQIKGYIFRDQEYRPVKNWKTLLIEVLQELAYLDYDIIYQVAEEQRSRGWQTRLSINHYGNLSLVTKDIYIDTGISNWNKMNIIRHLFDMYGIDYSELQVDVRPPKNKR
- a CDS encoding replication initiator protein A, which codes for MNFDYFYNRQSEMYNFIRLPMVLMEDEIFESISIESKVLYSYMLNRMGLSYKNGWIDEDGKVFIYYTIESIKDQFNCASEKANKLIAELDIKSGIGLIEKKRQGLGKPNRIYVKDFMSIFNNMELKNQEVRKTKFQKFDNRNSRDSNIESQDFRKSEGNYNNISNNELRKNDFSKGQKPYGIYKNIFLTDEEYKDLTNELGSRIDEYIDRLSSYMKANNREYQDHKATIINWYLNDQAKNINESSTRKMNYDIGESL